A stretch of the Halorussus salinus genome encodes the following:
- a CDS encoding DUF7139 domain-containing protein, with translation MTSLAEAYEENVGEVGNVRLLYLGVGLFAAGALLVVLGILLATTSLHTALGLDTFGAREVAGVLAGLGVPAVFVGIFSVLPASQRVRAAAAIGAGVSMLGVALFTYAYPRHWAGYNRQLTLPVVAVYFFGVLVTFGCLFVAVVNFKTRNDPGGTVTLEVAHEGEVRTVEVQKGELDEFEDIENLNAFQTELASSAAGDPENDPDPVSADPSETGLGGVAFMGDTPDGETPTQTNQPSGRSASGQSTSGGSVGGGPGRGARPTSDGGTAANDIRSPLDDADAPSRSQGTTDAYCGNCQYFQYVRTNEGMKPHCGFYGREMDDMDACDEWRPNSN, from the coding sequence GGGGTGGGGCTGTTCGCCGCCGGGGCCTTGCTCGTCGTTCTCGGCATCCTCCTCGCCACGACGAGTCTCCACACGGCCCTCGGTCTCGACACGTTCGGTGCCCGAGAAGTCGCGGGCGTCCTCGCGGGACTCGGCGTCCCGGCGGTGTTCGTCGGTATCTTCAGCGTCCTACCCGCAAGCCAGCGCGTCCGAGCGGCGGCCGCAATCGGCGCGGGCGTCTCGATGCTGGGCGTCGCGCTGTTCACCTACGCCTACCCGAGACACTGGGCGGGCTACAACCGACAGTTGACGCTCCCGGTCGTCGCCGTCTACTTCTTCGGCGTGCTGGTCACGTTCGGCTGTCTGTTCGTCGCCGTGGTCAACTTCAAGACGCGCAACGACCCCGGCGGCACCGTCACGCTCGAAGTCGCCCACGAGGGCGAGGTCCGGACCGTCGAGGTCCAGAAGGGCGAACTCGACGAGTTCGAGGACATCGAGAACCTGAACGCGTTCCAGACGGAACTGGCCTCATCGGCCGCTGGCGACCCGGAGAACGACCCCGACCCCGTCTCCGCCGACCCGAGCGAGACGGGACTGGGCGGCGTCGCGTTCATGGGCGACACGCCCGACGGCGAGACCCCGACCCAGACCAACCAGCCGAGCGGTCGGTCGGCCAGCGGGCAATCTACGAGCGGCGGGTCGGTGGGCGGCGGACCGGGTCGCGGCGCGCGCCCGACCAGCGACGGCGGCACCGCCGCGAACGACATCCGGTCGCCGCTGGACGACGCCGACGCGCCGAGTCGGTCGCAGGGCACCACCGACGCCTACTGCGGCAACTGCCAGTACTTCCAGTACGTCCGGACTAACGAGGGGATGAAACCTCACTGCGGCTTCTACGGCCGCGAGATGGACGACATGGACGCCTGCGACGAGTGGCGACCCAACAGCAATTAG
- a CDS encoding DUF5788 family protein produces the protein MKEYERKQLLERVEREGATVGATIPETIDVQGEELNLREFVFEIKRRDTIPAGERDRVDEAKKNLRRERLQRRQRLEEGDITYDEGEDLVAAVVGIDRALNALESLGPTDLERESEAQEAADQKRWVSFLKQALGREDASSRGRL, from the coding sequence GTGAAGGAGTACGAGCGCAAGCAACTGCTGGAGCGCGTCGAGCGCGAGGGCGCGACGGTCGGCGCGACGATTCCCGAGACCATCGACGTGCAGGGCGAGGAGCTAAATCTCCGGGAGTTCGTCTTCGAGATAAAGCGCCGCGACACGATTCCCGCGGGCGAGCGCGACCGGGTTGACGAGGCCAAGAAGAACCTCCGCCGGGAACGCCTCCAGCGCAGGCAGCGACTGGAGGAGGGCGACATCACCTACGACGAAGGCGAGGACCTCGTGGCCGCCGTCGTCGGCATCGACCGGGCGCTCAACGCCCTCGAAAGCCTCGGGCCGACCGACCTCGAACGCGAGAGCGAGGCCCAAGAGGCCGCCGACCAGAAGCGGTGGGTGTCGTTCCTCAAGCAGGCGCTCGGCCGGGAAGACGCCAGCAGTCGCGGACGATTATAG
- a CDS encoding Mut7-C RNAse domain-containing protein, which produces MADDATPKRSPADAPLLLDVMLGKLATYLRMCGYDAAYALDRGIEADDELAELAREEARLLVTRDAQLADRSDGLLLTAKPVADQLRELAAAGFALDLTEPSRCAECNGELVAVGEAESTPEYAPGASEVDVWRCPNCGKHFWKGSHWESVEETLREL; this is translated from the coding sequence ATGGCCGACGACGCCACGCCGAAGCGCAGTCCCGCCGACGCGCCTCTTCTCCTCGACGTGATGCTCGGCAAACTGGCGACCTACCTCCGGATGTGCGGCTACGACGCGGCCTACGCGCTGGACCGCGGCATCGAGGCCGACGACGAGTTGGCCGAACTGGCCCGCGAGGAGGCCCGCCTGCTCGTGACCCGCGACGCCCAACTGGCCGACCGGAGCGACGGACTCCTGCTCACCGCGAAGCCGGTGGCCGACCAGTTGCGGGAACTAGCCGCGGCCGGGTTCGCGCTCGACCTCACGGAACCGTCGCGCTGTGCGGAGTGCAACGGGGAGTTAGTCGCCGTAGGCGAGGCGGAATCGACGCCTGAGTACGCGCCGGGCGCGTCAGAAGTCGATGTCTGGCGGTGTCCGAACTGCGGAAAACACTTCTGGAAGGGGAGCCACTGGGAGTCCGTCGAGGAGACACTTCGAGAACTCTAA
- the polX gene encoding DNA polymerase/3'-5' exonuclease PolX, with translation MSRNAEIADLLEAYADLLAAQGVDYKPKVYERAAESIRDSPEDIEELAAEGPEAVQRIQDVGESISEKVVEAVETGTFEQLEEKRAEMPVEMAELTSVEGVGPKTVGDLYRALDVRDLDDLERAAREEEIRDVSGFGEKTEQNILEGIEFARQSQGRELLGDARPVGEAALDFFEAIPEAGRCELAGSLRRWKPTIGDIDVLVGSDDREAVIDAFTDWENADEVIEAGTDKASVRSDGQRVDLRVVVPDEFGSALQYFTGSKEHNIRLRNYAIEREFKVNEYGVFDVSGVDDPDAGQRVGERVAGETEEGMYDALGLPYVEPEMREDRGEIDAAAADALPDLVEDGEIRGDLHLHTHWSDGGFTIAEMAEAAAEFGHDYICVSDHATGPGMVGGVGLDDEELREQLAEIRAIAEDLPVTVFAGVEANIAADGEISVADDLLADLDCVVASPHSKLEGDGTDRLVAAAEHPSVDIIGHPSGRMIHQRPGLELDVDTVARVAAENDTALEINSNPHRLDLWGSAVKQAVEEGATIAIDTDAHSPPEYANVRYGVHTARRGWTETDDVLNARNAEGVREFLH, from the coding sequence ATGTCACGAAACGCCGAAATCGCCGACTTACTCGAAGCGTACGCCGACCTGCTGGCCGCCCAAGGCGTCGATTACAAGCCGAAGGTGTACGAGCGGGCTGCCGAGAGCATCCGCGACTCCCCGGAGGATATCGAAGAATTGGCCGCCGAGGGACCCGAGGCGGTCCAGCGGATTCAGGACGTGGGCGAGTCCATCTCCGAGAAGGTCGTGGAGGCCGTCGAGACCGGCACCTTCGAGCAACTGGAGGAGAAGCGCGCCGAGATGCCCGTCGAGATGGCCGAACTCACCAGCGTCGAGGGCGTCGGCCCGAAGACGGTCGGGGACCTCTACCGGGCGCTCGACGTGCGGGACTTGGACGACCTCGAACGCGCCGCCCGCGAGGAGGAGATTCGAGACGTGTCGGGGTTCGGCGAGAAGACCGAGCAGAACATCTTGGAGGGCATCGAGTTCGCCCGCCAGTCTCAAGGCCGGGAACTGCTGGGCGACGCCCGACCGGTCGGCGAGGCCGCCCTCGACTTCTTCGAGGCGATTCCGGAGGCGGGCCGGTGCGAACTCGCCGGGTCGCTACGACGCTGGAAGCCGACCATCGGCGACATCGACGTGCTGGTCGGAAGCGACGACCGGGAGGCTGTCATCGACGCGTTCACCGACTGGGAGAACGCCGACGAGGTAATCGAGGCCGGGACCGACAAGGCCAGCGTACGCTCGGACGGCCAGCGCGTCGATTTGCGCGTCGTCGTCCCCGACGAGTTCGGGAGCGCGCTCCAGTACTTCACCGGGAGCAAGGAACACAACATCCGCCTGCGCAACTACGCCATCGAGCGCGAGTTCAAGGTCAACGAGTACGGCGTCTTCGACGTGAGCGGGGTAGACGACCCGGACGCGGGCCAGCGCGTCGGCGAGCGCGTCGCGGGCGAGACCGAGGAGGGCATGTACGACGCGCTCGGCCTGCCCTACGTCGAACCGGAGATGCGCGAGGACCGAGGCGAAATCGACGCCGCGGCCGCCGACGCCCTGCCGGACCTCGTGGAAGACGGCGAGATTCGTGGCGACCTCCACCTCCACACCCACTGGTCCGACGGCGGGTTCACGATTGCGGAGATGGCCGAGGCCGCCGCCGAGTTCGGTCACGACTACATCTGCGTCTCGGACCACGCGACCGGACCGGGGATGGTCGGCGGCGTCGGACTGGACGACGAGGAGTTGCGCGAGCAACTGGCCGAGATTCGAGCCATCGCCGAGGACCTCCCCGTGACCGTCTTCGCGGGCGTCGAGGCCAACATCGCCGCCGACGGCGAAATCAGCGTCGCCGACGACCTGCTGGCGGACCTCGACTGCGTGGTCGCCTCCCCCCACAGCAAACTGGAGGGCGACGGGACCGACCGCCTCGTCGCGGCCGCCGAACACCCGAGCGTCGATATCATCGGCCATCCGAGCGGCCGGATGATACACCAACGCCCCGGTCTCGAACTAGACGTGGACACAGTGGCCCGCGTCGCCGCCGAGAACGACACCGCGCTCGAAATCAACAGCAACCCACACCGCCTCGATTTGTGGGGGAGCGCGGTCAAGCAGGCCGTCGAGGAGGGCGCGACTATCGCCATCGACACCGACGCTCACTCCCCGCCCGAGTACGCGAACGTCCGGTACGGCGTCCACACCGCTCGACGCGGGTGGACCGAGACCGACGACGTGCTGAACGCGCGCAACGCCGAGGGCGTGCGCGAGTTCCTGCACTGA